A single Sphingopyxis chilensis DNA region contains:
- a CDS encoding TraB/GumN family protein, whose amino-acid sequence MSKWFKTLTATFLAIPFAQCALVPGGNLAIAAERASPAPVAAPPTATDADPALWVVKDEDTTIYLFGTVHVLKPGLGWFDEAVKTAFDESDQLMLEIVMPEDQAEVAKTMMPLAIDRSGKTLSSRLDPGQLAAYQAAMASVGLPPAQFDMFEPWFPAITLSVLPLTKLGYDPEQGAEKRLTGFAKTAGKPIAGLETLPEQLGFFDTLPETQQIAFLNAVVKDLDKLGPQLDKMVVLWAKGDPDGLANAMNESLAATPELARTLLWDRNARWADQLKARMDQPGTVFVAVGAGHLAGEHSVQDYLKERGLTVERVEY is encoded by the coding sequence ATGTCCAAATGGTTCAAGACGCTCACCGCCACCTTCCTGGCCATCCCCTTTGCGCAATGCGCGCTGGTGCCGGGCGGCAACCTCGCGATCGCGGCAGAGCGGGCGAGCCCGGCACCGGTCGCCGCCCCGCCCACCGCGACCGACGCCGACCCCGCGCTGTGGGTGGTGAAGGACGAGGATACGACGATCTATCTCTTCGGCACCGTCCATGTGCTGAAGCCCGGCCTTGGCTGGTTCGACGAAGCGGTCAAGACCGCGTTCGACGAATCCGATCAGCTGATGCTCGAGATCGTGATGCCCGAGGATCAGGCCGAAGTCGCGAAGACGATGATGCCGCTGGCGATCGACCGGAGCGGCAAGACGCTGTCGTCGCGGCTCGACCCGGGGCAGCTCGCGGCCTATCAGGCCGCTATGGCGAGCGTCGGCCTGCCCCCCGCGCAATTCGACATGTTCGAACCGTGGTTCCCGGCGATCACGCTGTCGGTGCTCCCGCTCACCAAGCTCGGCTACGACCCCGAACAGGGCGCCGAAAAACGGCTGACAGGCTTCGCCAAAACGGCGGGCAAGCCGATAGCGGGGCTCGAAACGCTTCCCGAACAGCTCGGCTTCTTCGACACCCTGCCCGAAACGCAGCAGATCGCCTTCCTCAATGCGGTGGTGAAGGACCTCGACAAGCTGGGGCCGCAGCTCGACAAGATGGTCGTGCTGTGGGCCAAGGGCGACCCCGACGGCCTCGCCAATGCAATGAACGAGAGCCTGGCGGCGACGCCCGAACTCGCCAGGACGCTGCTGTGGGACCGCAACGCGCGCTGGGCCGACCAGCTCAAGGCGCGGATGGACCAGCCGGGAACCGTGTTCGTCGCGGTCGGCGCCGGACATCTCGCGGGCGAGCATAGCGTGCAGGATTATCTGAAGGAACGCGGCCTGACCGTGGAGCGGGTCGAATATTGA
- a CDS encoding helix-turn-helix transcriptional regulator, translated as MNNKLKVLRAMRNWSQAELADRLDVSRQAVNAIETGKYDPSLPLAFKLARLFEMPIEEIFDDGHEGHDNGE; from the coding sequence ATGAACAATAAACTGAAAGTGTTGCGCGCGATGCGGAACTGGAGCCAGGCGGAACTTGCCGACCGGCTCGATGTCTCGCGGCAGGCGGTGAACGCGATCGAAACGGGGAAATATGACCCGTCGCTACCGCTGGCCTTCAAGCTTGCGCGGCTATTCGAAATGCCGATCGAGGAGATTTTCGACGATGGACATGAAGGGCATGACAATGGCGAATGA